The following DNA comes from Synechococcus sp. CC9616.
GCCACCGCGCCAAGGAAGAGTCCCCCCAACAGGGTGAGCCTGTTTTGAACGCCAGAGAGGTAGTTCGCCGTGGCACTTCCCGGCCGTACGCCCGGGATCGCCACACCACCTTTTTTCAGGTTGGAGGCGATGTCTGTGGGGTTCACCGTCAACGAGGCGTAAAAGTAGGAAAAACCCAGAATCAAGGCAAAGAAAGCCAGGGCGTAGGGCCAGGGGTTTGAGGCGCTGGGATTGAGGGTGCTCGCGAAACGGATCAACAGTTCGCTCTTCGTGAAATTGGCGATCGTGCCTGGGATAAAGATCAACGCTGACGCGAAAATGATCGGCATCACTCCGCCCGCATTGAGTTTCAGGGGCAGGTAGCTCTGGCGTGTTGGCAGAACCCCGGCACCTCCCACCTGACGTTTTGCGCTCACGATCGGCAGACGGCGAGCACCTTCCTGCACAAAAATGATTCCGACGATGGTGACGAGAAACACAAGCAACAGCACGATGATTCCCAGGACATCGCTGCGGTCGCCTGTTTGCGCTTTCTCGATTGTTGAGCCAAGAGCTGTTGGCAGGGTGGAAACGATGTTCAGAAAAATGACCAGGGATGCTCCCTGACCGATGCCGCGCTCGGTGATCACCTCACTCAGCCACATCACGACCATTGAGCCCGTCACCAGGCACAGCGCCGTCTGCACCACAAACACCACCTCACTGAGGCTTTCCAGGGCGTACTGCCTGAGAA
Coding sequences within:
- the secY gene encoding preprotein translocase subunit SecY codes for the protein MLVSRGRNPNAAEVINQLVTNPGLRNRVLTTLGLLLLVRLGIYIPIPGIDREAFRSFIEQGGSLIGFLDIFTGGGLSTLGVFALGILPFINASIILQLLTAALPQLEDLQKNEGEAGRRKIAQITRYVALGWGLIQSVVFAMILRQYALESLSEVVFVVQTALCLVTGSMVVMWLSEVITERGIGQGASLVIFLNIVSTLPTALGSTIEKAQTGDRSDVLGIIVLLLVFLVTIVGIIFVQEGARRLPIVSAKRQVGGAGVLPTRQSYLPLKLNAGGVMPIIFASALIFIPGTIANFTKSELLIRFASTLNPSASNPWPYALAFFALILGFSYFYASLTVNPTDIASNLKKGGVAIPGVRPGSATANYLSGVQNRLTLLGGLFLGAVAIIPAAVERATNVQTFQGLGATSLLILVGVAIDTAKQVQTYVISQRYEGLVRQ